From a region of the Spelaeicoccus albus genome:
- a CDS encoding response regulator, whose product MLRVILVDDHPVVRAGLKTLLAGDDQIDVVAEASSGSEAVAKAGAFRPDVVLMDLRMGPGVDGADATREIVAVDDPPKVVILTTFETDTDILRAVEAGASGYLLKDSPPDKILHAVHAASRGETVLGEQVAGRLLTRLRTPQAELSGREIEVLKLVSQGMSNRNIAKTMFVSEATVKSHLVHVFTKLDVDSRTAAVAAARERGLIS is encoded by the coding sequence ATGCTGCGCGTGATTCTTGTCGACGACCACCCCGTGGTCCGGGCCGGGCTGAAGACCTTGTTGGCCGGCGACGACCAGATCGACGTGGTGGCCGAAGCGTCGTCCGGCAGCGAAGCGGTTGCCAAGGCCGGCGCGTTTCGGCCGGACGTCGTGCTGATGGACCTGCGGATGGGGCCCGGCGTGGACGGCGCCGACGCGACCCGCGAGATCGTCGCCGTGGACGACCCGCCCAAGGTCGTCATCCTCACCACTTTCGAAACCGATACCGACATCTTGCGCGCCGTCGAAGCAGGAGCCTCCGGATATCTCTTGAAGGACTCGCCCCCGGACAAGATCCTGCACGCCGTCCATGCTGCGTCGCGCGGCGAGACAGTGTTGGGCGAGCAAGTGGCCGGGCGGCTGCTGACCCGGCTGCGCACGCCGCAAGCCGAATTGAGCGGCCGCGAGATCGAGGTGTTGAAGCTCGTCTCGCAGGGCATGTCGAACCGGAATATCGCCAAAACGATGTTCGTGTCCGAAGCGACGGTGAAATCACACTTGGTGCACGTGTTCACGAAGCTGGACGTCGATTCCCGGACGGCGGCCGTGGCCGCGGCGCGCGAACGCGGCCTGATCTCCTGA
- a CDS encoding sensor histidine kinase — translation METNALTHTSGPTPVVRFMQIGEHVLFVALLAVGAIRAAGSAGAPALLGGIGLLLWYALGVLLARRRAQRSLGIVWLAVLGLGWVALVILSSDYAWVAFALFFLAFHLLGRMWALAATVAITAIAITVLLRSGPGAGWPVVIGPVFGAAVAIGMSLIYAQLVADAAERTRLIDGLRSAQKELLDAQDELGALQREIGATDERTRLAQEIHDTVAQGLSSITMMARSGIAGPGDRENPLFAQIEQVASENLVEARRVVHALSPPELDEAPLAAALERQVAQVREQTALEADLVVDGVPRALPMADNVALLRVAQSALANVRQHARANRVRLTLSFQIDEVSLDIVDDGCGFDPSSVPEHSESGGYGLRAMRRRIRERGGTLVVESEPGDGTAVAATLPAEES, via the coding sequence ATGGAGACCAACGCACTCACGCACACCAGCGGTCCGACGCCGGTGGTGCGGTTCATGCAGATCGGCGAGCACGTGCTGTTCGTGGCACTGCTGGCCGTGGGCGCGATACGCGCCGCAGGCTCGGCCGGCGCTCCCGCGTTGCTGGGCGGCATCGGCCTGCTCCTCTGGTATGCGCTTGGCGTCCTCTTGGCTCGCCGGCGGGCGCAAAGAAGCCTCGGCATCGTGTGGCTCGCCGTGCTGGGGCTCGGCTGGGTCGCGCTCGTCATCCTGTCCAGCGATTACGCGTGGGTCGCGTTTGCGTTGTTCTTCTTGGCGTTCCATTTGCTCGGCAGGATGTGGGCGCTCGCCGCCACGGTCGCCATCACTGCCATAGCGATCACCGTGCTGCTGCGTTCCGGGCCGGGCGCGGGCTGGCCGGTCGTCATCGGGCCCGTCTTCGGCGCGGCCGTGGCGATCGGCATGTCGCTCATTTACGCGCAACTGGTGGCGGACGCCGCCGAGCGCACCCGGCTGATCGACGGGTTGCGGAGCGCGCAAAAAGAGCTGCTCGACGCTCAAGACGAGCTTGGTGCGCTGCAACGCGAAATCGGCGCGACCGATGAGCGCACCCGGCTTGCCCAAGAAATCCACGACACGGTCGCCCAAGGTCTCTCGTCGATCACCATGATGGCCCGGTCCGGGATTGCCGGCCCCGGGGACCGCGAGAACCCGCTGTTTGCCCAAATCGAGCAGGTCGCCTCCGAGAACCTGGTCGAGGCCCGCCGCGTCGTGCATGCCCTGTCGCCGCCCGAGTTGGACGAGGCTCCGCTTGCCGCAGCGCTCGAACGCCAAGTCGCCCAGGTGCGCGAGCAGACCGCCCTCGAGGCGGACCTGGTGGTGGACGGCGTCCCGCGCGCCTTGCCGATGGCCGATAACGTGGCGCTGCTGCGGGTGGCGCAAAGCGCGCTGGCAAATGTGCGCCAGCATGCCCGCGCGAACCGCGTCCGCCTCACGCTGAGCTTTCAAATCGACGAGGTGAGCCTCGACATCGTCGACGACGGCTGCGGTTTCGATCCGTCGTCGGTGCCCGAGCACAGCGAGTCCGGCGGTTACGGCCTGCGAGCCATGCGCCGGCGCATCCGCGAACGCGGCGGGACGCTCGTCGTCGAATCCGAACCGGGCGACGGCACCGCCGTGGCCGCTACCTTGCCGGCCGAGGAGAGCTGA
- a CDS encoding ABC transporter permease, with product MFLGIRDLRFARGRFALMAVVIFLITLLVVLLSGLAAGLGNQSIAAVKNLGADHMAFSRPASGDKISYTASTATPAEQKKLAGRPGVDDAALIGVAMTKADHTSVSAFGVDPGGFAAPDGVHGRSIVVDADLAADQGWSDGDRVAINGTKFTVAGTKDDSYFNHQSVIWMDRSAWTKLPSAAGADGTVVALRTSGSFDAGAASATSGMDVVGHKDAVNAVGSYTSENGSLTLMQVILMAVSALVVGAFFTIWTIQRSGDLAVLKAMGAATKYLLKDALGQALLVLVIGGGLGALFAGGLGLLAAQVVPFIVTPMTTLVPLAVVVVLGMLGASAALHRISTVDPLTALGATR from the coding sequence TTGTTTCTTGGAATTCGCGACCTGCGGTTTGCGCGAGGTCGCTTTGCGCTGATGGCGGTGGTGATCTTTTTGATCACGTTGCTCGTCGTCCTGTTATCCGGTCTGGCTGCCGGGCTCGGCAATCAATCGATTGCAGCCGTGAAGAATCTCGGAGCCGACCACATGGCTTTCAGCCGGCCGGCGTCCGGCGACAAGATCTCGTACACGGCAAGCACTGCCACGCCGGCCGAGCAAAAGAAACTCGCCGGCCGCCCGGGCGTCGACGATGCGGCGCTCATCGGCGTGGCCATGACAAAGGCCGACCACACGTCGGTGTCGGCGTTCGGCGTCGATCCGGGCGGGTTCGCCGCGCCGGACGGCGTGCACGGCCGGTCGATAGTCGTCGACGCCGACCTTGCAGCCGACCAGGGCTGGTCGGACGGCGACCGGGTCGCCATCAACGGCACGAAATTCACGGTGGCCGGCACGAAGGACGACTCGTACTTCAACCACCAGTCGGTGATCTGGATGGACAGGTCGGCATGGACGAAGCTGCCGTCGGCGGCCGGGGCCGACGGCACTGTCGTGGCCCTGCGAACGAGTGGCTCGTTCGATGCCGGCGCGGCGTCCGCGACGTCCGGCATGGACGTGGTGGGCCACAAGGATGCGGTGAACGCCGTCGGGTCCTATACCTCCGAAAACGGGTCGCTGACGTTGATGCAGGTCATTCTGATGGCCGTGTCGGCGCTCGTGGTCGGCGCTTTCTTCACGATTTGGACAATCCAGCGAAGCGGCGATCTGGCGGTCCTGAAGGCCATGGGCGCCGCAACGAAATACCTCTTGAAGGACGCGCTGGGACAAGCCCTCCTGGTCCTCGTGATCGGTGGCGGCCTCGGCGCGTTGTTTGCCGGCGGGCTCGGCTTGCTCGCCGCTCAGGTGGTGCCGTTCATCGTCACCCCGATGACCACCCTGGTTCCGCTGGCGGTCGTCGTCGTGCTCGGCATGCTCGGAGCATCGGCGGCCCTGCACCGCATCAGCACAGTCGATCCGTTAACAGCCTTAGGAGCTACGCGATGA
- a CDS encoding ABC transporter ATP-binding protein encodes MSLNLSHVTLTYQDGEDRLVALDDVSLTVRPGDMVGIIGPSGSGKSSLLAVAGLLIPADSGLVELGGRDMTGLTSAQRTAVRGAELGFVFQQSNLLPSLTAVEQLLMVTHMTGGKPAKRRERARDLLADVGLADQAHKRPHQLSGGQRQRVSIARGLMNDPSVLLVDEPTSALDHDRGGRVMAQLAELTKTRGVASVVVTHDTVHLGHMDAVHRMEDGVLHADEPAVATALPGSIR; translated from the coding sequence ATGAGCCTCAACCTTTCCCACGTCACACTGACCTACCAGGACGGCGAGGACCGTCTCGTCGCCCTCGACGACGTGTCCCTCACTGTCCGCCCCGGCGACATGGTCGGCATCATCGGCCCGTCGGGGTCGGGCAAGTCGAGTCTGCTCGCCGTGGCAGGACTTCTCATCCCGGCCGATTCCGGTCTCGTCGAACTCGGCGGGCGCGATATGACCGGGTTGACTTCCGCGCAGCGCACGGCGGTGCGCGGGGCGGAGCTCGGGTTCGTGTTCCAGCAGTCGAATCTGCTGCCGTCGCTCACCGCCGTCGAGCAATTGCTGATGGTCACGCATATGACCGGCGGCAAGCCGGCCAAGCGCCGCGAGCGGGCCCGGGACCTGTTGGCGGACGTCGGCCTGGCCGATCAAGCACACAAGCGTCCCCACCAGCTGTCCGGCGGGCAGCGGCAGCGGGTGAGCATTGCGCGCGGCCTGATGAATGATCCGTCCGTGTTGCTGGTGGACGAGCCGACCTCGGCGCTCGATCACGACCGCGGCGGCCGTGTGATGGCGCAGCTGGCCGAACTGACCAAGACGCGCGGCGTCGCGTCGGTGGTCGTCACGCACGACACCGTGCACCTCGGCCATATGGATGCCGTGCACCGGATGGAGGACGGCGTGCTGCACGCCGACGAGCCCGCCGTCGCCACGGCGTTGCCGGGCTCGATTCGGTAA